A part of Entelurus aequoreus isolate RoL-2023_Sb linkage group LG03, RoL_Eaeq_v1.1, whole genome shotgun sequence genomic DNA contains:
- the LOC133646822 gene encoding GRAM domain-containing protein 2A isoform X2, translated as MADILEQSDEVLAPHEVEPLREEDSLLLFRMHVTDDLSYEDVKKCYRGSTVNKYNSQYHKLFQTVPKDELLMKVYSCALLRDILLQGRLYISRNWLCFYAHLFGKDIKVCIPVVSVRLVKKHKTAGLVPNGLAITMDTGQKVNGKSLSVKEFLEEPSSLSMDEFPEVAPWSRTPSLPDVSSSLPDLLGGDSSPSHAPDTPFIAHTTEQEHLEVLPQMCDEEKQLLKVFILLVAVLVLSSSYLAFRVCRLEQRLSFLTHRCGEVPCWTTNQRP; from the exons ATGGCGGACATCTTGGAGCAGAGTGATGAAGTCCTGGCCCCCCATGAGGTGGAGCCACTCAGGGAGGAGGACAGCCTGTTACTTTTCAG GATGCATGTGACTGATGACTTGTCGTATGAAGACGTGAAAAAGTGTTACAGAGGATca ACAGTGAACAAGTACAACAGTCAATACCACAAACTTTTTCAGACGGTCCCTAAAGATGAGCTTTTAATGAAAG TGTACTCGTGTGCGCTGCTACGTGACATCCTGCTTCAAGGCCGCCTTTACATTTCCAGAAACTGGTTGTGTTTCTACGCCCACCTCTTTGGAAAGGACATCAAG GTGTGCATTCCCGTGGTTTCAGTGCGACTGGTGAAAAAACACAAGACGGCCGGCCTGGTGCCAAACGGCCTGGCTATCACCATGGATACGGGACAGAAG GTGAACGGGAAGAGTCTGAGTGTGAAAGAGTTCCTGGAGGAGCCCAGCTCCTTGTCCATG gatgaGTTTCCCGAAGTTGCGCCGTGGTCGAGGACGCCGTCACTTCCCGACGTCTCCTCGTCGCTTCCTGATCTGCTTGGAGGAGACTCCTCCCCTAGCCACGCCCCCGACACGCCCTTCATAGCGCACACTACTG aacaaGAGCATCTGGAAGTTCTTCCACAGATGTGTGACGAGGAGAAGCAGCTGCTCAAAGTGTTCATCCTGCT cgTGGCGGTGTTGGTGTTGTCATCGTCTTACCTCGCCTTCCGGGTGTGTCGTCTGGAGCAGCGGCTCAGCTTCCTCACGCACAG GTGTGGCGAGGTGCCCTGCTGGACGACCAATCAGAGGCCTTGA
- the LOC133646822 gene encoding GRAM domain-containing protein 2A isoform X1 yields the protein MADILEQSDEVLAPHEVEPLREEDSLLLFRMHVTDDLSYEDVKKCYRGSTVNKYNSQYHKLFQTVPKDELLMKVYSCALLRDILLQGRLYISRNWLCFYAHLFGKDIKVCIPVVSVRLVKKHKTAGLVPNGLAITMDTGQKYVFVSLLSRDNVYDVLRRICTHLQVNGKSLSVKEFLEEPSSLSMDEFPEVAPWSRTPSLPDVSSSLPDLLGGDSSPSHAPDTPFIAHTTEQEHLEVLPQMCDEEKQLLKVFILLVAVLVLSSSYLAFRVCRLEQRLSFLTHRCGEVPCWTTNQRP from the exons ATGGCGGACATCTTGGAGCAGAGTGATGAAGTCCTGGCCCCCCATGAGGTGGAGCCACTCAGGGAGGAGGACAGCCTGTTACTTTTCAG GATGCATGTGACTGATGACTTGTCGTATGAAGACGTGAAAAAGTGTTACAGAGGATca ACAGTGAACAAGTACAACAGTCAATACCACAAACTTTTTCAGACGGTCCCTAAAGATGAGCTTTTAATGAAAG TGTACTCGTGTGCGCTGCTACGTGACATCCTGCTTCAAGGCCGCCTTTACATTTCCAGAAACTGGTTGTGTTTCTACGCCCACCTCTTTGGAAAGGACATCAAG GTGTGCATTCCCGTGGTTTCAGTGCGACTGGTGAAAAAACACAAGACGGCCGGCCTGGTGCCAAACGGCCTGGCTATCACCATGGATACGGGACAGAAG TACGTGTTTGTGTCGTTACTTTCCAGGGACAACGTGTACGACGTGCTCAGGAGGATCTGCACTCACCTGCAG GTGAACGGGAAGAGTCTGAGTGTGAAAGAGTTCCTGGAGGAGCCCAGCTCCTTGTCCATG gatgaGTTTCCCGAAGTTGCGCCGTGGTCGAGGACGCCGTCACTTCCCGACGTCTCCTCGTCGCTTCCTGATCTGCTTGGAGGAGACTCCTCCCCTAGCCACGCCCCCGACACGCCCTTCATAGCGCACACTACTG aacaaGAGCATCTGGAAGTTCTTCCACAGATGTGTGACGAGGAGAAGCAGCTGCTCAAAGTGTTCATCCTGCT cgTGGCGGTGTTGGTGTTGTCATCGTCTTACCTCGCCTTCCGGGTGTGTCGTCTGGAGCAGCGGCTCAGCTTCCTCACGCACAG GTGTGGCGAGGTGCCCTGCTGGACGACCAATCAGAGGCCTTGA
- the prr5l gene encoding proline-rich protein 5-like, which produces MGSFRRSRPRFMSSPVLSDLARFHASSAAPHVANSSVWNSVQSAVMKVFQGGALQANELYTLNESIRWLLKTEMGSFITDYFQNQLLTGGLADILDPIFISGGKEQLVVLAEAWDRFFTETLPTLQAIFYPVQGQELSIRQMALLAFRDLVLLRLHLEDTLANVTCVPPGVTHMLLVLQGIHESGGTNERYQQLERLVAMVVSPYLSDALARERQSSECRHLRWLLGDGSQPDVTQPPMCECSSLAPLVEQEGEAYLEKSGGMRRHTVANGHSDVRLLSSRMRRGVEADCPDAVVAVAFLAEPVHPRRFSSQPDMNESQSSGVSS; this is translated from the exons ATGGGATCTTTTCGGCGCTCCAGACCTCGGTTCATGAGCTCTCCGGTTCTGTCGGACCTCGCCCGCTTCCACGCCAGCTCGGCCGCTCCGCACGTGGCCAACAGCAGCGTCTGGAACAG TGTCCAATCAGCCGTGATGAAGGTGTTCCAGGGTGGAGCTCTGCAGGCTAACGAGCTGTACACGCTTAACGAGAGCATCAG GTGGCTCCTGAAAACAGAGATGGGCTCCTTCATAACAGATTACTTCCAG AACCAGCTGCTGACTGGAGGCCTGGCGGACATTCTGGATCCGATCTTCATCTCTG GAGGGAAGGAGCAGCTGGTGGTCCTGGCCGAGGCGTGGGACCGCTTTTTTACAGAGACGCTGCCCACCTTGCAGGCCATTTTTTACCCTGTACAG ggtcaGGAGCTGTCCATCAGACAGATGGCGCTGTTGGCCTTCAGGGACTTGGTGCTGTTGAGGCTCCACCTCGAGGACACTTTGGCTAATGTCACCTGCGTCCCCCCGGGCGTCACGCACATGCTGCTGGTTCTGCAG GGCATCCATGAGTCTGGCGGTACCAATGAGCGGTATCAGCAGCTGGAGCGCCTGGTGGCCATGGTGGTTTCGCCGTATCTCAGCGACGCCCTCGCCAGAGAGCGCCAGTCGTCAG AGTGCCGGCATCTGCGCTGGTTGCTAGGAGACGGTTCGCAGCCCGACGTGACCCAGCCTCCGATGTGTGAGTGCTCCTCTCTGGCGCCCTTGGTGGAACAAGAAGGGGAGGCCTACCTGGAGAAGTCCGGCGGCATGCGGCGCCACACCGTGGCTAACGGCCACTCTGACGTGCGGTTGCTGTCGAGCAGGATGCGGCGAGGGGTGGAGGCGGACTGCCCGGACGCCGTCGTCGCCGTGGCCTTCTTGGCCGAGCCCGTCCATCCCAGACGCTTCTCCAGCCAACCCGACATGAACGAATCGCAGAGTAGCGGTGTTAGCAGCTAG